The Betta splendens chromosome 24, fBetSpl5.4, whole genome shotgun sequence DNA window caaacacacctggactccatatttatggtctgtacatgtacaactactactgttcatctgttgtgttcaatcatctccatgctgcactttttaaaacagtggattgtcagtgtgtccaacatggatctgatgtttggctccatggttttagttggatcaggtcattcatttagtttctgttccagctgctggaggaaaacattgtcacatttgtgaagaaggagttgaagaagatccagaaggctctgagtccagattacccagaatgcttagagagtcagaggaaggatgaggaggagttggatggtgaggatgaagagcagaggaggagcagcagagacgcgtttctgaagatcacagtgaacttcctgaggagaatgaagcaggaggagctggctgactgtctgcagagcagtaagaggatttatctacATAATCAGAGAAGCAATCACATATTTACTGATGTCTTaagttaattttgttttatatgtGGACCAtacttaaattctcattcttcgATCAAACTACATGAATCATAACCATTTTCTTGTTCAttcaggatcttctgctgcactttgtcaggatcaacttaaatctcgcctgaagcagaagttccagtgtgtgtttgaaggcattgctaaagcaggaaagccaacccttctgaaccagatctacacagagctctacatcacagagggagggactggagaggtcaacgatgaacatgaggttagacagattgaaacagcctccaggaaaccagacagagcagaaacaagcatcagaccagaagacgtctttaaaggctcagctggaagagatggagccatcagaacagtgatgacaaagggagtggctggcattgggaaaacagtcctaacacagaagttcactctggactgggctgaagacaaagccaaccaggacatacacttcacatttccattcacattcagagagctgaatgtgctgaaagagcaaaggttcagcttggtggaacttgttcatcacttcttcagtgaaaccaaagcagcaggaatcttcatttttaaacactttaaggttgttttcatcttggacggtctggatgagtgtcgacttcctctggacttcaacaagactaaaaccctgactgatgtcacagagtccacctcagtggatgtgctgctgacaaacctgatcagggggaacctgcttccctctgctcgcctctggatcaccacacgacctgcagcagccaatcagatccctcctgggtgtgttgacatggtgacggaggtcagaggattcactgacccacagaaggacaaGTACTTCGGGAAGAGgttcagagatgagcagcaggccacaacaatcatctcccacatcaaggcgtcacgaagcctccacatcatgtgccacatcccagtcttctgctggatcactgctacggttctggaggatctgctggaaaccagagagggaggagagctgcccaagaccctgacggagatgtacatccacttcctggtggttcagaccaaagtgaagaacatcaagtatgatggaggagctgagacagatccacactggagtccagagagcaggaagatgattgagtctctgggaaaactggcttttgagcagctgcagaaaggaaacctgatcttctatgagtcagacctgacagagtgtggcatcgatgtcaaagcagcatcagtttattcaggagtgttcacacaggtgtttaaagaggaaaaagggctgtatcaggacaaggtgttctgcttcgtccatctgagtgttcaggagtttctggctgctcttcatgtccatctgaccttcatcaactctggagtcagtCTTCTGTCAGAACAACAATCAACACCACAATTATCTGTGATTAAACATATGATGATGAAACCTTTTATGACGAAACATGAACATACACAGTTCTACCAcgttgctgtggacaaggctttaaagagtccaaatggacacctggacctggtcctccgcttcctcctgggattttctcttgagaaaaatcagacatttttacaaggtttgatgacacgcatgagaagtaatttacaaaccaatcagaAAACAGTTCAATATATCAAGAAGAAAATTacagagtttccttctgcagagaaaagcatcaacctcttccactgtctgaatgagctgaatgattgttctctagtagaggagatccaacactatctgaaatcaggaagtctctccacagataaactgtctcctgcccagtggtcagctctggttttcatcttattgtcttcagcaaatgatcttgaagTATTTGACCTGAATAAATTCtttgcttcagaggaggctcttctgaggttgctgcctgtggtcaaagcttccaacacggctctgtaagtattttgtaaagcttctaaatgttgaatgtactatttatttaatcaggacTGTTTTGAATGAGAGACATGACTGTAACCAAATGTGGTTACAGTTCTCTGCTCGactgatttttttattgttgttcatgtttcattttaattacaaTTGATGTCCATTACTGTCTCACCAGACTGAgtagctgtaacctgtcagagagaagctgtgaagctctgttctcagttctcagctctcagtcgtctagtctgagagaactggacctgaggaacaacaacctgcaggattcaggagtgaatgttctgtgcgctggactgaaaagtcctcactgtcgactggagactctcaggttttattcttattgttttaaatgtgagtGTTTTCAGATGTCAAACCTTTAAAATAAGAGATTAAACAGTTTAAACTAACTTATATCTTCCATCAGTTGCTTGTTCTagtagcttttttttaaataatatgtatattttatgtatgtgtgtatatatgttcATATAATGTTTGTACTTTAAGTTAAAGTTAAGATGTGAAAAATAACATTGCATTGTTTATAATTTTGTCCACCTGTGTctcagcctgagtgtgtgtgacctgtcagagagaagctgtgaagctctgtcctcagttctcagctctcagtcctctagtctgagagaactggacctgagtaacaacaacctgcaggattcaggagtgaattttctgtgcgctggactgaagagtcctcactgtcgactggagactctcaggtcaagatttttcagtgtgttctttcatttcattgattttattCTAGGTTTGTCAATCTCTGTTTCCTTTGCCATCAGAAGtggttgtagtgtgtgactTAATGATAGTGTGTAACTGTAACTTTGTTGTTTGTGccatcaggctgtcaggctgtctgctctcacaggaagcttgtgtctctctggcctcagctctgagctccaacccctcccatctgagagagctggacctgagctacaatcatccaggagactcaggagtggagctgctgtctgctggagtcaaggatccacactggagtctggacactctcaggtatggacacaactacacacagtgtctgatggaggagcaagtagggatgtggagctttatgaacttagaacccaaccttggagtgtgtgataatcaacacattcagactttgcttcctgtggtgtcacattagtttggtggtgacagagtgagactgaaagcaggtgtctgacaccaaaagtgatgaagtgaaacagagaagtcaaagcttttccctacatacaagcctccatctgtgtgtgagagccatgtaatgtccgtgtctgcatgtctctgaccccctcctcctttcagggtggagcctggtggagtccgatggttgagaccaggtctgagcaagtgtaagtgtgtttttactgagatcagcaacattcaaccatctactgtacaaactgtcatgagtcgtcatcaaactgatgatagatcaataactgcagctggattgtgtcttgttctctccatcagatttctgtcaactcaccatcgacacaaacacagtgaacaggagactacaactgtctgaaaacaacaggaaggtgacacatgtggaggaggatcagtcatatcctgatcatccagacagatttgactactggcctcagctgctgtgtagtaatggtctgactggtcgctgttactgggaggttgagtggaaaGGAAGAGttcatatatcagtgagttacagaggaatcagaaggaaaggaggcagtacagactgttggtttggattcaatgatcagtcctggagtctgtactgctctgatgatggttactctgtcagacacaataacatagtaacatccatctcctcctctgtgtctgacagagtatcagtgtatgtggactgtcctgctggttctctgtccttctacagagtctcctctgacaaactgatccaccttcaccccttcaacaccacattcactaaacctctttatcctgggtttgtgttatgttctcctggttcctcagtgtctctgtgtgatgtgtcgtagtgagagtttgatcctgtcagagaaacgttgtcagatagatgtattaaaacaaactatggagcaacttgtggattgtgtgatctttgcattacacctccTTTTCCTATtatctttcattttcctctgttattaaaataaactgcaaaaatgtctctcatcagctcctttattacagttgataaatagttgtgttgctcCCATTTCTTGATCAAACCTCCATCCAGCCAGTAGCTaaagttgattccagattgtgtgttataataaacatgtatgtaacctttaactgtctgttttagtaaattaaattttagttttattcaaaattctagttagttttacttctcagtttcataaggcctcctttctacctctctggaaacgcagggaggacacggccccccctggagtcccttcaggactgttgtgtgatccaggaaccagcagtgcccaggattcgatcatgaggtctgcacaccttgcgacttacgctcatcgtcttacccagtgcaccactgaggaacccttcacacttggagatgcttctggcgcgcttttaagcctacactttgagagtCAAATCCAAaagtttctagaatcatgcaagatttgaaccctcaacctaacttcacaagaacaacctcttaacctctgagccactgctctgttcaggttgtggcatgttcaatgttgtatttatagtttatttggacaaaaaggacttgaaagcatctacaggtatggaggacttgaaccaacaacctgtctttacagcagcagcatcttatctctcggaataatatggttaaggttgtatttaccgtttacttcacaacaagaccttaaaaacatctagcattattttgggatttaggccttaaataataaacattgtctctattctttttgatctgatgtctgttactctactaatgagtcatgacagtcCGTTTTAGGTTGCAGTCGCATTTGtcaaataatactattacatgagtgttgtgcttgcgtgtacttttataccagacggtaatgtgtaattcagtatgagcagagcagctttaaatgctgagtgcgatgtcgcgtctgccactgtttgcacccaaatcaacagcagcaccttgacccgctagttaacctgtctttccctcctctacagcactggttgagaaaagctgtcggagcgatggccagacacgctgacagcagctgaaacaagcaggagggaagcaaacgtcagttaacagacgaaccgcagatgagacagcggacagtatccttaaaggtgcagtaccgccacctatcggtcACATAGTGAAACTCATCTTATCATACAACTTTTATCCGCTgacttgaatgaaatatgaacgaaacaaagccataccaaatatccatatattaaatacaaaacagtcCTTCACAACTGAGGCTAAGTTACTGTTCTGCGACTccatgtgacaacaacacattaatttgcttagcgcaaacatatacatttctataccacaacatagtgcagtgtcttatacaaatgtaccactaaatacatgccccagatggatagcagaactttatctattacaagtCTGCTaacaaaaaacatagaaaacgtTAGAATCCACGACAGTACGGTGTCCGGCAAGGGACAATCTGCGCTCACAGCCTTATTACAGCAGCGTAACGGCGTCGTCTAGCGGCCGTTAAAGGTCCctgttttatattaacatgaaatacgatggtggcatgtaagatagagggagaaaaggaaaagaacagtgagtaactcGTGTATCAAGGAggttgaccagcatctgaatttataactaaaACATGGTTCGGATGgttcagtgtgcatatttctggaagtggcgtatcttggctgacatatttcctaAGAGACAACATAAAtgaaagggaatttattttatgaatagattactcattataattaaatctgtttatttaccttaacaacacaaatttgttcagaactgttttagagaagttaatttatcgcaccactgactagtattaaagctttatcagtccctaaCGCTTCTCTAGTCAATCATccatattatcattattacatgggttctgtgatatcagacagtgagctgcacgtttttacataataaacaaaaggcaacgagtattacctcaaatagactgtctatggcatccactaaacgaagacatttgacgacggcattggctttatttgactttgggacgatggagtctaataactgaggctcccagtgaatccctgtagccactggggcgtaaaaggagcagaggtcgtggtattaggagaagtgctttgcatactttgtaaCATGGGTACAGGCGTATTTGTggtgcattcacaccactgatgattctgagcgtgtggtggtttcagagtgtggaactgccactagaaggagccatttatctaaatatcagattagctgaacactgcatgtagtcaaatgagttgtctctaactaaatctgatctaaattatgtcttaaaaagcttaaagatttgttagatttttttctcagtttAGTTTTGGataccttttaattttttattatcatgtgtgtatgaatttgtgctgctcatgctcaaagacttttaaaataacaacaggacagagttactgaggaaagaagtgtttattaataatagctgtggtagcaataactgtaacaatagttatgataatcatatacAATAAACCATATTTGATGAAGCAGATTGAGAGCATACATAAATAATAACCAGGTAAAAATCTAATAATAcctagaacaaaacaaaaacaacaaacaaaaaaactatttgattaagtgaagctgcaattagacatcaggatctctttgtttgtgtaatgtacagtaatacaatgttccactactgatcaggaagaagaagggaggatacataaagaataaagcaacactggacccacaacctgacgaatgagacaaaaaaagcccacaaatacaaacagaatggaagaattcagtttttctttcagtttttactcaataatcagcattcagacgtttttgcttcgggatctgcataggacagggaggctgctgaggtttggggaatgacatgggttttaaaggtaacagtatacttaattgcAAGCGTCAGAACATCCGAATGGACCAAGTTTTGggaagctcagatgagctgaaaacaactggaagcaggaaagactggctcttccatcatcacaacaatgctccacatccagctgttgcagcctgtagcttcccacatgttcacgccttgtttgaaggcagaacgTCTCGCCCActtgttcctgtttccacacaggctgatagtgcagcttatacacatatatatgtataaatcaattataaatatttaaatgtttttcaacatttatgcTTGATGCATAGTCTTTACGTTTGTGCTCACTGAGACAGATCTCAAAGGAAATGAACACATCATCATAAccaacaagtaaattaatttgcgttgacttaaaaaccaatttggaagaaagaactgcatttgtagcctcacttcacactgtttaccagaactttacttaaagaaatacaataactgcaatGATCTATATTACCATTTAAGGAAATGTACCGCTGTGGCGTGAGCTTTAAGCTGATAATGCATAATCAGAGGTGGGAAGCGTTCATATGCAGCCTTTAGGTCgagcccacacacaaactgtctctgcagcaagtaTACTGTGGCCTTTATGGTGGAGGTAGGTGTGGTTTTGGCTGAACTGTAGCTGTAGTCAGGCTCTATAGGCTATAGACTgggagtggaggatggagggtctGGTTGCCAGGAAGTGTCAGATAATATTAGCTGCTTTTGGACTTTTATCTGAGGTAtacacaataagaaagaaaagaagaagaagaaattaacccttaatagtcccacagtggggaaattcattctctgcatttgacccatcccccttgggggaacagtgagctgccacatgagcggcgctcggggagctagcgcgaagtgtcttgctcagggacacacctgatgccgaggcgggggatcgaaccgcagaccttttgccttccgaggtcgaccctctaccaactgagctaccaggccgcttacaaagaggaaaacacacatactgactGTTTTGGTAGGAAGCGTAGGGAACATTgagtctgtgtactgtaatgcaGGTAAAGGTTCGATGCCCTAGTTTTTCTatgggtgtttttgtttaatttaaggcaGGGGTTTCTTGGAGAGGATGTGGATGGGAGGTGGGAGGCCTCGGGGGTCACAGTAAGGACAGCATGCTGGCTTAAACAGAAGGGTACAGTAATCAGCCATAGAGAATACCAGAGCTAGAATGAATGCTGCTTCACACCGTTTAATCTCTCCAGTGGGTGATGGATAgagagcacttacagtacatgtaaacaggacaaaagtcTTAACTATTAAGTGAAAGAGCGGGGgggaaatcagaatcaaaagaacatgtcagagaTCAGAGGGGTCCTGAATCTCCGAAGATTGACATCGttagttgcttttcattttttgtttgttgtccatAAAGTCTCGCTTGGGTTTCTCCCGccgtgtttatgcaaccagtccGTTTTGTATCCGTTAGTTCATCCCACCGCAGGGAGTTCTTCTGCCGAGCGATGGGGTGGAGAgagtttttcaaaaaaaaaaagtccgtcCGCAGGATGCACCCGCAGTGGTTCAGTCCCAGTCTGTGATGCTTTAAGACGTTCCTCCAGGGGTTCGTCCacgacactgaaaacaaagccgccggccgcacacgctcagctgagagagaaataaatgcatttgcaaaCCTGGGATGTACGACTGAAaggcctcacactgagccacagtcgtcaaaagaataacacgagagtccaagtttgtttgcaaagataaactggacaagaaagaataaagacgatgatgaggagtaaacatctggtcatgacccactgcctcatacgaagggctccaacatacagtcaactaggatcatttcaatatatcacacacaacaaatgaagggatttcattggttaaaaagacagctgtctgtactcctacacacatctgagctgagCCAACGGAAGCATCAACACAGTTGGCACTTCTTTCATTGACTGCTATCTGAACACTGGCTTTCATTAGAAGACAGTATTAACAAGCTTTACACTGGATCTCTTTAATATATTGATTCTTCGAAAATCCGATTTTCTGTCAAAAACGAATTTCTAAGTGACTACAAAGTTTTGAAGGTTCGTATCCTCTCGCATGACACTTGCATATATGTACGAtctgaaatgataaacactcaccggccactttattaggtacgtcTGCACAGTCTAAGTCCGTTCAACATGACAACCCTGCTATTAATGGGACTGTTTTACACGTCCATCGTCTCATTCTTACTGGTTATTATTGTGAACTCACATTGGAGTGTTTCATGTGCCACCACATAATGAAACCTCCCCAATAGCAGGTGAACCTAATAAAATGCCAGTGAGTGGAACACATTGTAATATTACacattgaacacagacaataacaatgtcacattttgtttttcacattaaagaatgatcatgggacaggatttataatattctgaatccgcacacacgtcacaagaggtaaagaaggtagatcagactctccgtggttttgacctgcagtaggaagctctacagtggagacccagcgtctgttctcagagacaaatggaagtgtctgttatttccgccatttgaaatatatttactttcccCGTCTTTTTCTGCGCCACGTCTCCTTGCGTTTATACATTTTTCAAACCCCTGGCTGACAAAGATTGGGACTGATCCCGTAGCATTTACATTGAAGTCTCTCCCTCCAGATCCCTaaggctgcagagaactggtgttatttttaaatgcttccctcgtccgcctccattttttttctcatttccttcctctcttttcttctcgtctGGCCAAGGCATTACAGTCTGTTTGGgtcatcagaagaagaagaagtccagcatattgtcagaaacattttgctatatcatctacatgtttataatttacagattactgtatgtatataaaaacatctacctaaaaagtttaagagttttcgaagttacattcagtagctgaactaaagaaaaacaaaaccatagaaATGTCAACAGAACTTCACACAAGTAGAAAACTGAACAAACATTGACAGTGCATTGGATCCTGCATGACAATTAAAAACTAAGGGCAAGAATTGCAGACCACAAatagatatatctatatttatatataaatgttttttactggtaatacaataaatacaacattagtAAATGGCTACAACTGACTCTCCATCCATACCTGACAGCATGTTATTAGTACAATGTTTGAATACAGAAGGATGCCACTAAAGTAGAGATCCATACAAATAGAAAGGTTTAATTCCATCCCTCTTAGTTCTATTTGCACAGACAAATGTaagaatatgtattttattcatatgcttcttttttttctggaatCCACAAAATGCTGACTACTTGACAAAACTAACCAGAAAAGTAGAAACTACACTACCGCAGTCAGTTAGTGGAAGACAGGCTCGAAACGCTTCAAATAAAGACTGCTccgttttcccataacaatcacATAGTGACATGTCTGTTGGACCTGTTCCCCCTGCTCTGCCCACTCCCCATGGCTCCTGCcccatccagcagggggcgatgggggagggaggtggacaaTCAAAGGACGAAGCAGAAGAAGGCATCATTTACCTCCTTC harbors:
- the LOC114849500 gene encoding stonustoxin subunit alpha-like isoform X2, which produces MSEQPQFIQGCSHRSLKRKEGCIRTRCSEALLRLLPVVKASNTALLQLERSCEALSSVLSSQSSSLRELDLSNNNLQDSGVKLLSVGLKSPHCRLETLRLSGCLLSEEACVSLTSALSSNPSHLRELDLSYNHPGDSGVELLSAGVKDPHWRLDTLRVEPGGVRWLRPGLSKYFCQLTIDTNTVNRRLQLSENNRKVTHVEEDQSYPDHPDRFDYWPQLLCSNGLTGRCYWEVEWKGRVHISVSYRGIRRKGGSTDCWFGFNDQSWSLYCSDDGYSVRHNNIVTSISSSVSDRVSVYVDCPAGSLSFYRVSSDKLIHLHPFNTTFTKPLYPGFVLCSPGSSVSLCDVS